The Deltaproteobacteria bacterium RBG_16_64_85 genome contains the following window.
CCGCATCCTCCGTATCGAGCCTCGTCTTGACCCCGTACTCGAATCCCTTCTCCGACAGGTCGAGTAGCCGCGTAGCCTGGGAAACCGTTCCCCCGAGCGCCATGACGATCTCCCCGGCTTCCCGAACGGCGTTGACCGCATCGCGCGTCTCCAGGGCGATGGAGTCCATGAGCTTCGCCTCGTCAATCCGCAGCGAGGCGACTTCGCTCCTGGCCTGGGCCACCTTCCCCCGGGTGCGCAGGCCGTCGAAGATCGGATAACTGAAAAACAGCCCGGCCGACCAGGTCTTTCCGTTCGCTTCGGCATCGCCCAGGTCGAGATCCCGCCAGCCGTACCCCGCCCTGAGGTCCAGGCGCGGCTTGTCGCCGGCATCGGCGACGGTCACCAGCTCCTTCGAGATCCCGATCCGGTGGCGCAGCTCGGAGAGCTCCGGCCGGTTTTTCCAGGCGCTCGCAAGCGCCTCCTCGTACCGCGGATACGGTTCGACGGCGGACACGAGGGTTCCGCTGACGTCCACCTCCCCCCCTTCCATGGCAAGCAGGAACGAAAGCCTCTCCCGTGCGCTCCGGATGAGATTCTCCGTCCGGATGACGTCGGGCCTGGCATTCTCCACCGCCACCCCGGCCGCCAGGACATCGTAATCGGTGGCCGTGCCGATGGCCTGCTTCCTGCGCGCCTCGTCCAGGTGGCGCAGTTTCTGCTCCAGGTTCTGCGCGGCGATGGCGTGGAGCTCCCGGGCGAGCAGGATGTCGTAAAAAGCGGCCGTCACGTTCCGCGTCGCCGTCTGCCGGAAGAAGCGCAGCTGGTCGTCGGCGGTCGCGAACCCGATCCTCGCCGCGCGGATCCCTGCCCCGATCTGCCCCCACGTGTAGAGCGGCTGGGAAAGGCTCGCCTCGGCCGAGCGGGTCTCCTGCTGGGGAGGGATGAAATCCCCGCCGAACGCTTTCTGGCTGTCGTCCCGGTTGCGGGAGATGCCCGAGGTGATCGTGACCTGGGGGAGTGCCGCCGCCCGCTCCTCCACGTAGCGCCCCTCCACCTGTCTCCGGAACTCGCTCGCCTTCCGGATATCCCGGTTCCTCTCGGACGCGATCCGGAGCGCCTCGTCCAGGGTCAGGAGCTTCACGGCGTTGTCCGCCCCGAAGGAGGCCGCCGGGATAAGGAAAACCGCAAAGAGAATGACAACGCACCGCCTGAATGGCGCGGCGACGGCCGTCCCGTTCATGCGCGCACCTCCTCGCTCGTCTTCGCTTCTTCCTTCTTTCCTTCCCAGCGGCGGCGGATCCAGTCGCCGAAATCGTCGAGAAGGGTGTACACGACCGGCACGACAAGGAGCGTGAGAAACGTCGACGTGATCAATCCCCCGATGACCGCGCGCGCCATCGGCGCCCGCATCTCCGCCCCCGCCCCGAGGGCCAGCGCCAGCGGCAGCATCCCGAAGATCATGGCGAGCGTCGTCATCAGGATCGGCCGCAATCGGGTGCGCCCCGCCGTGATCACCGCCTCGGCCC
Protein-coding sequences here:
- a CDS encoding transporter, which produces MNGTAVAAPFRRCVVILFAVFLIPAASFGADNAVKLLTLDEALRIASERNRDIRKASEFRRQVEGRYVEERAAALPQVTITSGISRNRDDSQKAFGGDFIPPQQETRSAEASLSQPLYTWGQIGAGIRAARIGFATADDQLRFFRQTATRNVTAAFYDILLARELHAIAAQNLEQKLRHLDEARRKQAIGTATDYDVLAAGVAVENARPDVIRTENLIRSARERLSFLLAMEGGEVDVSGTLVSAVEPYPRYEEALASAWKNRPELSELRHRIGISKELVTVADAGDKPRLDLRAGYGWRDLDLGDAEANGKTWSAGLFFSYPIFDGLRTRGKVAQARSEVASLRIDEAKLMDSIALETRDAVNAVREAGEIVMALGGTVSQATRLLDLSEKGFEYGVKTRLDTEDAELNLKQAKGNLARARRDYLVARVHLEFVKGTLEEDGEAARTREKKWQPAGSIPGMVKEVLQLQPRLDRDDDSHNRSIE